Proteins encoded in a region of the Candidatus Nitrosomarinus catalina genome:
- the leuC gene encoding 3-isopropylmalate dehydratase large subunit: MGKTLFDKIWESHIVVEKQNEPALIYIDRHLVHEVTSPQAFDGLRMNNRKVRRPDLTIATMDHNVPTSDRSLPILDQTSAVQIKTLENNCKDFGIKLFDINSPNQGIVHVIGPQLGITLPGTTIVCGDSHTSTHGAFGALALGIGTSEVEHVLASQTLWLEKPKTFEVRVEGKRKNPHAVTAKDIILSIIKNIGTAGGTGTVIEYRGEGITDLSMEQRMTICNMSIEGGARAGLIAPDQKTFDYLRNREYTPKNYDSLVSDWKVNLKTDSDATFDKTFVLDINEIAPQVSWGTNPGMTCDIDESIPSPDEFSNGNANQKKGAEKALEYMALESGTLIEDIEIDRVFIGSCTNARLEDLIEASKVIQGQKVASNVSAMVVPGSQMVKKQAEEMGLDKIFIDANFEWREAGCSMCLGMNPDILSPGERCASTSNRNFEGRQGNGGRTHLVSPVMAAAAAIHGHFVDVRKLDLN; this comes from the coding sequence ATGGGAAAAACACTTTTTGACAAAATTTGGGAATCTCATATTGTAGTTGAAAAACAAAATGAACCCGCCTTAATTTACATAGATAGACATCTTGTTCATGAAGTTACTTCTCCTCAAGCATTTGATGGGTTACGAATGAACAATAGGAAAGTTAGAAGACCTGATTTAACTATTGCAACAATGGATCATAATGTTCCTACTAGTGATCGTTCTTTACCTATTTTGGACCAAACTTCTGCAGTTCAAATTAAAACACTTGAGAATAATTGTAAGGATTTTGGAATAAAATTATTTGATATTAACAGCCCAAATCAGGGAATCGTGCATGTTATTGGACCTCAATTAGGTATAACATTACCTGGAACTACAATTGTTTGCGGCGACAGTCATACTTCTACACATGGTGCTTTTGGTGCATTAGCATTGGGAATTGGTACAAGTGAAGTGGAGCATGTTTTGGCATCTCAAACTTTGTGGCTAGAAAAACCAAAAACATTTGAAGTTAGAGTTGAAGGAAAAAGAAAGAATCCTCATGCAGTAACTGCAAAAGATATAATTTTATCAATCATCAAAAATATTGGAACTGCTGGTGGAACTGGAACTGTAATTGAATATCGCGGTGAAGGAATTACTGATCTTTCTATGGAACAACGAATGACAATTTGTAATATGTCTATTGAAGGAGGAGCTCGAGCAGGATTGATTGCACCTGATCAAAAAACTTTTGATTATTTACGAAACAGAGAATATACTCCAAAAAATTATGATTCTCTTGTATCTGATTGGAAAGTAAATCTCAAAACTGATTCTGATGCTACTTTTGATAAAACATTTGTTTTAGATATCAATGAAATTGCCCCACAAGTAAGTTGGGGAACAAACCCTGGAATGACTTGTGATATTGATGAATCTATTCCATCTCCTGATGAATTTTCTAATGGTAATGCTAATCAAAAGAAAGGTGCTGAAAAAGCTCTTGAGTATATGGCACTTGAATCTGGAACTTTAATTGAGGATATTGAAATTGATAGAGTGTTTATCGGTTCTTGTACTAATGCAAGACTAGAGGATCTTATTGAAGCATCAAAAGTGATTCAAGGACAAAAAGTTGCATCTAATGTTAGTGCAATGGTCGTCCCAGGTTCTCAAATGGTAAAAAAACAAGCTGAAGAGATGGGGTTGGATAAAATTTTCATTGATGCAAATTTTGAATGGAGAGAGGCTGGTTGCAGTATGTGTTTAGGCATGAATCCTGATATTTTGTCTCCTGGTGAAAGATGTGCTAGTACATCAAATAGAAATTTTGAAGGCAGACAAGGCAATGGTGGTAGAACTCATTTGGTAAGCCCAGTCATGGCCGCAGCAGCCGCAATACATGGACATTTTGTTGATGTAAGGAAATTGGATTTGAATTAA
- a CDS encoding 2-oxoacid:ferredoxin oxidoreductase subunit alpha — translation MMNTDFTWLIGGPQGSGVESGANIFSKVCAQMGYQVFGKREFYSNIKGEHSYFTVRISDQKIHSNVNDVNLMVSFDAETIFRHFDEISSDGGIIYDSELENIDTDRVRTLDKPFKDRLHKLLESNNKPFTIGGVLELAKENGVKLYPVSFKTLLETLSEEVDNPRLRGLVRMYNVIGVSLSLGLIKMSSDSLVNSIDDIFSKKPKIAEINQQAASFSYNYASKNFENFNHSLTETQKESDTILVQGHFGCSLGKMVSGCRFQSYYPITPASDESVYLESNEILEIENDRPGSTIVVQTEDEISAIGMMIGSALTGTRSSTSTSGPGFALMTEALGWAGINEVAVVITLYQRSGPSTGLPTRHGQDDLLFTVFAGCGDFPKIVYASGDIEESFYDTGNCFNYADKYQIPVIHMMDKFLSSSVVTCKKFNPKKISIDRGKLLDKVEGEYKRFAFTDDGISPRSKLGMDNGVFWNTGDESDEYGHITEDPQVRIKMMDKRMSRLDLALETIPVDEQAIPFGVHDYTIISWGSTKGPILDAQAMLKKEGIDIGFVQIKLLNPFPTEYVKSLLKDAKVLIDVEANHSGQLGKIFKQNITREIDYHILKYTGRGMTSTELYDSLKRIIENKAEKREILSHGA, via the coding sequence ATCATGAATACTGATTTCACTTGGTTAATTGGAGGTCCTCAAGGCAGTGGAGTAGAATCTGGTGCTAATATTTTTTCTAAAGTTTGTGCTCAAATGGGTTATCAGGTATTTGGTAAACGAGAATTTTATTCTAACATTAAAGGTGAACATAGTTATTTTACAGTAAGAATATCTGATCAAAAAATTCATTCTAATGTCAATGATGTAAATTTGATGGTTTCATTTGATGCTGAAACTATTTTTCGTCATTTTGATGAAATTTCTTCCGATGGTGGAATTATTTATGATTCAGAATTAGAAAATATTGATACTGATAGGGTTAGAACTTTGGATAAACCATTCAAAGATAGATTGCATAAATTACTTGAATCAAACAATAAACCGTTTACTATTGGTGGAGTTTTAGAACTTGCAAAAGAAAATGGAGTAAAACTTTACCCTGTTTCTTTCAAAACTTTACTTGAAACCCTTTCTGAAGAGGTTGATAATCCTAGATTGCGTGGTTTAGTCAGAATGTATAATGTAATTGGCGTATCATTATCTTTAGGTTTGATTAAAATGTCATCTGATTCTTTAGTTAATTCAATTGATGATATATTTTCTAAGAAACCTAAAATTGCGGAAATTAATCAACAAGCTGCAAGTTTTTCATATAATTATGCATCAAAAAACTTTGAAAATTTTAATCACAGTTTAACTGAAACACAAAAAGAATCTGACACAATTTTAGTTCAAGGTCATTTTGGATGTTCACTAGGTAAAATGGTATCAGGTTGTAGATTTCAATCATACTATCCAATTACTCCTGCTTCTGATGAAAGTGTTTATTTGGAATCTAACGAAATTTTAGAAATCGAAAATGATAGACCTGGATCAACAATTGTAGTTCAAACTGAAGATGAGATATCTGCCATAGGAATGATGATTGGTTCTGCTCTTACTGGAACCCGTTCATCAACATCCACATCTGGACCTGGATTTGCATTAATGACTGAGGCACTAGGCTGGGCTGGAATTAATGAAGTTGCTGTTGTAATTACACTGTATCAAAGAAGCGGACCTTCTACTGGCCTTCCAACTCGTCATGGCCAAGATGATTTACTTTTTACAGTATTTGCAGGATGTGGTGACTTTCCAAAAATTGTTTACGCATCTGGTGACATTGAAGAGAGTTTCTATGATACTGGTAACTGTTTTAATTATGCCGATAAATACCAAATCCCTGTAATTCACATGATGGATAAATTCTTGTCTAGTTCTGTTGTCACTTGCAAAAAATTTAATCCAAAGAAAATTTCAATTGATCGTGGTAAATTATTGGATAAAGTTGAAGGTGAATACAAACGATTTGCATTTACTGATGATGGAATTTCCCCACGTTCTAAATTAGGGATGGATAACGGTGTATTTTGGAATACTGGTGATGAATCTGATGAATATGGACATATCACAGAAGACCCTCAAGTTCGTATAAAGATGATGGATAAGAGAATGTCTAGATTAGATTTGGCATTAGAAACAATTCCTGTAGATGAACAAGCTATTCCATTTGGAGTTCATGATTACACAATAATTTCTTGGGGTTCTACAAAGGGGCCTATTCTTGATGCACAAGCAATGTTAAAAAAAGAAGGTATTGACATTGGATTTGTTCAAATAAAATTATTAAATCCATTCCCTACCGAATATGTTAAATCTTTACTCAAAGATGCTAAAGTATTGATTGATGTTGAAGCAAATCATTCTGGACAATTAGGAAAGATTTTCAAACAAAATATTACTAGAGAGATTGATTATCATATTTTGAAATATACTGGAAGAGGAATGACAAGTACTGAACTTTACGATTCATTAAAGCGGATTATTGAAAATAAAGCTGAAAAAAGGGAGATTCTTAGTCATGGCGCTTAA
- a CDS encoding 2-oxoacid:ferredoxin oxidoreductase subunit beta, which produces MALKLADYKTDVHNDWCPGCGDFGIVNALQMALAEMGIERDKATIFSGIGCSGKTSHFINTYGVHTLHGRVLTFAQGGKLANPDMTVVAVGGDGDGLGIGAGHFVAAGRRNIDMTYIIFDNGVYGLTKGQASPTLKLGEQTKSLPSPNTNSNVNPIGLAVASGFTFVARGYSYDVRHLKDLIIKAVKHKGLSFLDVLQPCPTYNDVNTRDWYAGVDLAKESMERHSRIYKLEDTNFDPTVNYAGEVEVNEKLSQALVKSLEWGDKIPTGIFYQNELVSPFSTRLTDKIPNYLENPPAKQIISNSGLPNTDISKILDSLNV; this is translated from the coding sequence ATGGCGCTTAAACTAGCTGATTACAAGACAGATGTTCACAATGATTGGTGTCCTGGATGTGGTGATTTTGGAATTGTCAATGCACTACAAATGGCATTAGCAGAAATGGGAATTGAACGTGATAAAGCAACAATTTTTTCCGGAATTGGTTGTTCTGGAAAGACATCTCATTTTATCAACACGTATGGTGTTCATACATTACACGGTAGAGTTCTAACTTTTGCTCAAGGAGGTAAGCTAGCAAATCCTGACATGACTGTTGTAGCCGTTGGTGGTGATGGTGATGGATTAGGAATTGGTGCAGGTCACTTTGTTGCAGCTGGTAGACGTAATATCGATATGACTTACATTATTTTTGACAATGGTGTTTATGGACTAACAAAAGGACAAGCATCACCTACACTAAAACTAGGCGAACAAACAAAATCTCTTCCATCTCCAAATACTAATTCTAACGTTAATCCTATTGGATTGGCAGTAGCTAGTGGATTTACATTTGTAGCACGCGGATATTCTTATGATGTTAGACATCTCAAAGATTTAATCATTAAAGCAGTTAAACACAAAGGTCTTTCATTTCTTGATGTATTACAACCATGTCCTACATACAATGATGTTAATACACGAGATTGGTATGCTGGAGTTGATTTGGCAAAAGAATCTATGGAAAGACATTCTAGAATTTACAAACTAGAAGATACTAACTTTGATCCAACTGTAAATTATGCTGGTGAAGTTGAGGTTAATGAGAAATTATCACAAGCTTTGGTGAAATCTCTTGAATGGGGAGATAAAATTCCTACCGGTATTTTCTATCAAAATGAATTAGTCTCACCATTTAGTACTCGATTAACAGATAAAATCCCAAATTATCTTGAAAATCCACCAGCAAAACAGATCATATCTAATTCTGGATTACCTAATACTGATATTTCAAAAATTCTTGATTCATTAAATGTCTAG
- a CDS encoding 2-hydroxyacid dehydrogenase — translation MKQKIFLTRTLHDFALKELKKKFEVEIHTGKIPIAQNILKSKIKNLDGLICFPYDKINKEVLQSAKKLKVISTFSVGYDHIDLDFAKENKIRVGYTPEVLTDATADMAFGLLLDSLRRISEGDRIIRNGKWKQIYGAYDYVGFDLQGKTLGIMGLGRIGKTLAKRAKAFDMKIIYHNRNKISREEERKLGVKYVALDKLITQSDIISIHVPHTKETNQIFDMKIFKKMKKTAFLINTSRGKVVNEKDLITALKQKRIAGAGIDVFETEPINKNHPFTKLENLVMAPHIGSSTKETRIQMAELTVKNLINGINGKKPIYSVGY, via the coding sequence ATGAAACAAAAAATATTTCTTACAAGAACATTACATGATTTTGCATTAAAAGAATTAAAGAAGAAATTTGAAGTAGAGATCCATACAGGAAAAATTCCAATTGCTCAAAATATATTGAAATCTAAAATAAAAAATTTGGATGGTTTAATCTGCTTTCCATATGATAAAATCAACAAAGAAGTATTACAATCTGCAAAAAAACTCAAAGTAATAAGTACATTCAGTGTTGGATATGATCATATCGATTTAGATTTTGCTAAAGAAAATAAAATTAGAGTAGGGTATACTCCAGAAGTTTTAACAGATGCAACTGCAGATATGGCATTTGGATTATTACTTGATTCTTTAAGAAGAATTTCAGAAGGAGACAGAATAATCAGAAATGGTAAATGGAAACAAATCTACGGGGCATATGATTATGTAGGATTTGATTTGCAGGGTAAAACTTTAGGCATTATGGGGTTAGGAAGAATAGGTAAAACTCTTGCAAAAAGAGCAAAAGCATTTGACATGAAAATAATTTATCACAATAGAAATAAAATTTCTAGAGAGGAAGAAAGAAAGTTAGGAGTAAAGTATGTTGCACTGGATAAATTAATTACTCAAAGTGACATAATTTCTATTCATGTTCCACATACAAAAGAAACAAATCAAATTTTTGATATGAAAATTTTTAAAAAAATGAAAAAAACTGCATTTCTCATCAATACATCTAGAGGTAAAGTTGTAAATGAAAAAGATCTTATCACAGCATTAAAACAAAAAAGAATTGCAGGTGCAGGAATAGACGTATTTGAAACAGAGCCAATTAACAAAAATCACCCATTCACAAAATTAGAAAATTTAGTTATGGCACCACATATAGGAAGTTCAACAAAAGAAACTAGAATTCAAATGGCAGAATTGACTGTAAAAAATCTAATTAATGGAATTAATGGAAAAAAACCAATTTATTCAGTAGGATATTGA
- a CDS encoding coenzyme F420-0:L-glutamate ligase: MQLTVLPLLAERMETEFDVFEELENTLKKNKTELEEGDVIVISTKYVSNSQGRIVDLAKIKASEYGEKIANEFNLKPGIAEVIIRESDKIFGGIGGFVITSADNIMAPNAGIDKSNAKKGKAILYPKDPYLIAEQIRRKIFLKSLIHVGIILVDSRLMPARIGTSGVAVSCAGIEPVLDMRSKKDLDGNPLKVTFQAVVDNLATIANHKMGEGGESKPFAIVRNSGAKLTDRKINSSEMAIAPEQCVYVRGLSKPPKN; encoded by the coding sequence GTGCAATTAACTGTTTTACCCCTACTAGCTGAAAGAATGGAAACAGAATTTGACGTTTTTGAAGAATTAGAAAATACTTTAAAAAAAAATAAAACAGAATTAGAGGAGGGAGACGTCATAGTAATTTCTACCAAATATGTCTCAAATTCACAAGGAAGAATTGTAGATTTAGCGAAAATTAAAGCATCTGAATATGGAGAAAAAATTGCAAATGAATTTAATCTAAAACCAGGAATTGCAGAAGTCATCATTAGAGAATCAGATAAAATTTTTGGTGGGATAGGAGGATTTGTCATTACATCTGCAGATAATATAATGGCACCAAATGCAGGAATTGATAAATCAAATGCAAAAAAAGGTAAAGCAATACTATATCCAAAGGATCCTTATTTGATTGCTGAACAAATTCGAAGAAAAATTTTCTTAAAATCATTAATTCATGTGGGAATAATTTTAGTAGATAGTAGATTAATGCCAGCAAGAATTGGAACATCAGGAGTTGCAGTATCTTGTGCCGGAATTGAACCAGTATTAGACATGAGATCAAAAAAAGATTTGGACGGGAATCCATTAAAAGTAACATTTCAAGCAGTGGTGGATAATCTTGCAACTATTGCAAATCATAAGATGGGAGAAGGAGGAGAATCAAAACCATTTGCAATTGTTAGAAACTCAGGTGCAAAACTTACAGATAGAAAAATTAATTCTTCAGAAATGGCAATTGCTCCAGAACAATGTGTGTATGTAAGAGGCCTTTCAAAACCACCTAAAAACTAA
- a CDS encoding 3-isopropylmalate dehydratase large subunit — translation MNIVEKILARASGKSSVAPDDVVFADVDKVMMHDVSGPGVLKVFDKLKKQGIAVDKLWDPTKVWVAEDHFVPSADKLSAENIVKLSNFTKNYGIEKHFKYGMGQYGICHTLSHEQAMVMPGDVYVGGDSHTNTTGALGAFAVGLGHTDIAYVLLNGNIWFKVPETYYFKLNGKLPDHVMAKDLILKIIGEIGNDGGAYRTMQFGGSGIDDMSVESRLTLCNMTTEAGAKNGIVEPDQKVVDYLSSKGATNFNIVNGDADAEYAKVFEFESSEMEPIIAKPFSPDNTCVVSEAPSVELDKSYIGSCTGAKYEDLEAAAKVLKGRKVKIRTEILPAAISIYQRAMENGLLKIFLDAGVTVGPPTCGACCGAHMGVLAKDEICISTTNRNFPGRMGHVESQTYLSSPMVAAASAVTGKITDPRDLI, via the coding sequence ATGAATATAGTTGAGAAGATCCTTGCACGTGCTTCAGGCAAGTCCTCAGTAGCACCTGATGACGTAGTATTTGCTGATGTTGATAAAGTAATGATGCATGATGTTTCTGGACCTGGTGTGCTCAAGGTATTTGATAAATTAAAGAAACAAGGAATTGCAGTCGATAAATTATGGGATCCAACAAAAGTTTGGGTAGCTGAAGATCATTTTGTACCATCAGCTGATAAATTGTCTGCAGAAAATATTGTAAAATTATCAAATTTCACTAAAAATTATGGTATTGAAAAACATTTCAAATATGGAATGGGCCAATATGGAATTTGTCATACATTATCACACGAACAAGCAATGGTAATGCCAGGTGATGTTTATGTTGGTGGTGATTCTCATACAAATACTACTGGAGCTTTAGGAGCATTTGCAGTTGGTTTAGGACATACTGACATTGCATATGTTTTGTTAAATGGAAATATTTGGTTTAAAGTTCCTGAAACTTATTACTTCAAACTAAATGGAAAATTACCTGATCATGTAATGGCCAAAGATTTGATTCTAAAAATTATTGGTGAAATTGGCAATGATGGTGGTGCATATAGAACAATGCAATTTGGTGGAAGTGGAATTGATGACATGTCTGTTGAAAGTAGATTGACTTTATGTAATATGACTACTGAAGCAGGAGCTAAAAATGGAATTGTAGAACCTGATCAAAAAGTTGTAGATTATCTTTCTTCAAAAGGTGCAACAAATTTCAATATAGTTAATGGTGATGCTGATGCAGAATATGCTAAAGTTTTTGAATTTGAAAGTTCTGAAATGGAACCAATCATTGCCAAACCTTTCTCCCCTGATAATACATGTGTTGTTAGTGAAGCTCCTTCTGTGGAATTGGATAAATCTTACATCGGTTCTTGTACTGGTGCAAAGTATGAGGATTTGGAAGCTGCAGCAAAAGTTCTCAAAGGAAGAAAAGTAAAGATAAGAACTGAAATTTTACCTGCTGCAATCTCAATTTATCAACGTGCAATGGAAAATGGATTGTTGAAAATTTTCTTAGATGCTGGTGTTACTGTTGGACCTCCAACCTGTGGTGCCTGCTGTGGTGCTCATATGGGAGTATTAGCTAAAGATGAAATTTGTATTAGTACAACTAACCGAAATTTCCCTGGTAGAATGGGACATGTTGAATCACAAACATATCTTTCATCTCCGATGGTGGCAGCAGCTTCTGCAGTTACTGGAAAAATAACTGATCCAAGGGATTTGATATGA
- a CDS encoding NAD(P)/FAD-dependent oxidoreductase, translating to MKDYFDLVIIGGGILGTSISYFLSFLNKSKKIGVIEQENNVAHHTSGRNTGKVHAPYLYNPEKKKLFANAAFHGYEMWKEYSKQQNVSFKEDGVIEVALDEKGIKVLEKYLKWGKQNGLQEKDIELIEKAELKKIEPEIKCEAALYAHRDGSTDYSTLTNAIMRDSKKNGINFLFNNKTNEIKKNKDKWEITINGNHKIYADFLINAAGGQAIDIAHNIGIAKNLTDVHFRGEYWKTPKKYHNLTKTSVYSVPEFPEYPFLDPHWIVRVDGSCEIGPNAVPVFSPYGYNTTENIKQFIPKILEMINSGARKIIFDKDFQELAFSEIQSSMSKSVMVERVKKFLPKINSKEITEKGTAGIRSSVIDENGKFVPDVILVEEDTSFHILNYNSPGATGALPFSVHVINQLHQKGLFENDDINLQCGPWKFNEIVEKLEK from the coding sequence TTGAAAGATTATTTTGATTTAGTAATTATCGGTGGCGGTATTTTAGGAACTTCAATTTCATATTTCTTATCATTTCTAAATAAATCGAAAAAAATTGGAGTCATAGAGCAAGAAAACAATGTAGCACATCATACAAGTGGCAGAAATACTGGAAAAGTTCATGCTCCATATCTATACAATCCTGAAAAAAAGAAACTATTTGCAAATGCAGCATTTCACGGATATGAAATGTGGAAAGAATATTCAAAACAACAAAATGTATCATTTAAGGAAGATGGAGTAATCGAAGTTGCACTAGATGAAAAAGGAATCAAAGTTCTTGAAAAATATCTCAAGTGGGGAAAACAAAATGGATTACAAGAAAAGGATATTGAATTAATTGAAAAAGCCGAATTGAAAAAAATTGAACCTGAAATAAAATGTGAGGCAGCTCTATACGCACATAGGGATGGTTCAACAGATTATTCTACACTGACAAATGCAATTATGAGAGATAGTAAAAAAAATGGAATTAATTTTCTGTTTAACAATAAAACAAATGAAATTAAAAAAAATAAAGACAAATGGGAAATAACAATAAATGGCAATCATAAAATTTATGCTGATTTTTTGATTAATGCAGCTGGAGGTCAAGCAATTGATATTGCACACAATATAGGAATTGCAAAAAACCTTACAGACGTACATTTTAGAGGCGAATATTGGAAAACACCAAAAAAATATCATAATTTAACAAAAACCAGTGTTTATTCAGTTCCAGAATTTCCCGAGTATCCATTTTTAGATCCACATTGGATAGTTAGAGTAGATGGAAGTTGCGAGATTGGTCCAAATGCAGTTCCTGTTTTCAGTCCTTACGGATACAACACTACAGAAAACATCAAACAATTCATACCAAAAATATTGGAAATGATTAATTCAGGTGCAAGAAAAATAATCTTTGATAAAGATTTTCAAGAATTAGCTTTTAGTGAAATACAATCCTCAATGTCAAAATCAGTAATGGTTGAAAGAGTTAAAAAATTCCTCCCAAAGATCAACTCAAAGGAAATTACGGAAAAAGGGACTGCAGGAATTAGATCATCTGTGATTGATGAAAACGGTAAATTTGTTCCAGATGTAATTTTAGTAGAAGAAGACACATCATTTCATATTTTGAACTATAATTCTCCAGGTGCTACTGGAGCACTACCATTTTCAGTACATGTGATAAATCAATTACATCAAAAAGGATTATTTGAAAATGATGATATCAACTTACAATGCGGTCCTTGGAAATTTAATGAAATTGTTGAGAAGTTAGAAAAATAA
- a CDS encoding ChuX/HutX family heme-like substrate-binding protein, which yields MLFELLSDIIKVDDVLLITKNIGATCEIRSNSLTIRQKEKWITIGDNDGPAHMHINSEMIKSAEFVKEQRPDRISFSIRFFDMNNDRLVAAFFTKMYDESKNLVIDREKLYNSLNQKYSSKIKF from the coding sequence TTGCTTTTTGAACTTCTATCAGATATTATCAAAGTTGATGATGTTTTATTAATCACAAAAAATATTGGTGCTACGTGCGAAATTCGCAGTAATTCTTTAACAATTAGACAAAAAGAGAAATGGATTACAATTGGAGACAACGATGGCCCTGCTCATATGCATATTAATTCTGAAATGATAAAATCAGCTGAATTTGTTAAAGAACAAAGACCTGATAGAATTAGTTTTAGTATTAGGTTTTTTGATATGAATAATGACCGCCTTGTAGCTGCATTTTTTACAAAGATGTATGATGAATCTAAAAATTTAGTTATTGACAGAGAAAAATTGTATAATTCATTAAATCAAAAATATTCTTCAAAAATTAAATTTTAA
- the leuD gene encoding 3-isopropylmalate dehydratase small subunit (catalyzes the isomerization between 2-isopropylmalate and 3-isopropylmalate in leucine biosynthesis), with protein sequence MKGNVIKYDRDNIDTDVIIPGQYLKVHDYAELATHAMEGLDPDFHSKVKEGDFILSGKNFGSGSSREHAPIALSHSGVKAILALSFARIFYRNSVDGAFLLPIEIGQDAYDGISDGDELDIDISTNEIKNLTKNESYKMKPFSEIIGKIIEAGGLFKYNPELD encoded by the coding sequence ATGAAAGGAAACGTCATAAAATACGATCGTGATAACATCGATACTGATGTAATTATTCCAGGTCAATATCTAAAAGTCCATGATTATGCTGAACTTGCAACTCATGCTATGGAGGGATTGGATCCTGATTTTCATTCAAAAGTAAAAGAAGGTGATTTTATTTTATCTGGAAAGAATTTTGGTTCTGGTTCTTCTCGTGAACATGCTCCAATTGCATTATCTCACTCTGGAGTTAAAGCAATACTTGCTTTGTCTTTTGCAAGAATTTTTTATAGAAATTCTGTAGATGGTGCATTTTTGTTACCTATTGAAATTGGTCAAGATGCATATGATGGGATTTCTGATGGTGATGAACTTGATATTGATATTTCAACCAATGAAATAAAAAATCTAACAAAAAATGAATCATACAAAATGAAACCTTTTTCTGAAATTATTGGAAAAATAATTGAAGCCGGTGGATTATTCAAGTATAACCCCGAATTGGATTAA